One part of the Gadus macrocephalus chromosome 8, ASM3116895v1 genome encodes these proteins:
- the LOC132463439 gene encoding DET1- and DDB1-associated protein 1-like isoform X2: protein MDKADFLKGLPVYNKHNFSRFHADSVCKASNRRPSIYIPTREYPSEQIIVTEKTNILLRYLHQQWDKKNAGRKRDPDHAEGESAAPPRKMARTDSQELNNDAT, encoded by the exons ATGGATAAG GCAGACTTTCTGAAAGGACTACCTGTCTACAACAAACACAACTTCAGCAGATTCCATGCGGACTCTGTGTGCAAGGCTTCG AACCGACGACCATCGATTTACATCCCAACTCGCGAGTATCCTTCTGAACAAA TTATTGTCACGGAGAAAACAAATATCTTGCTACGATATCTTCATCAGCAGTGGGATAAAAAG AATGCAGGTAGGAAGCGGGACCCGGACCACGCAGAAGGGGAGAGCGCCGCGCCTCCTCGGAAGATGGCCAGAACAGACAGCCAGGAGCTGAACAACGATGCAACATGA
- the LOC132463438 gene encoding anoctamin-8-like isoform X2 produces MEPSEEDSNTHKQQQQMPSMPFSVFDKLFGKRLLQARRYIMSRKSWLKMVPTDNCDILMTFPDSVDDHTLLWLLNQIRVGIPQINIQIRQHKHTQEHAFFITTSFENLLQGAEMMGMHKAVKAQYGGGSRRFSCEEDNIYENIESELCFFTSQERQSIIRYWLDNLRAKHGEVLHNIHFLEGQPIMPELVARGVICQMFPLHEQRILGQLMTSWVQAVCEKQPLDDICDYFGVKIAMYFAWLGFYTNSMLYPAVIGFLLWILAEADQTSQDICCVVFALFNVVWATLFLERWKRREAELAYKWGTLDTPAESLEEPRPQFRGVKRCSPITGCEEFYYPSWKRALFRWLVSLPICILCLCFVFVAMLLCLELQEVVMEIKELPGITRFLPKIVLAITVTICDEVYKKIAYWLNDMENYRLQSAYENNLIIKMVFFEFINSYLSLFYIGFYLKDMERLKEMLATLLIFRQFLQNVKEVLQPYLYEQNKLGVFTPQVMWELLQTIVVKYGRLALGKAQASMMAYSFLGPKGQPVPQGNPELKKRGDLKAGFRLTEEEWDMNDSALRQRKVCFTEKVDYQDVTSEMQAANEKSLEDSPTMVEDGMERSSIFDSCDDDSDAETLSAEPKEIPGASPPNGLNQRRRTAAEGKEDKRSWIEPPAEPKGVTLTQAQIESCMQTYEDTLQDYQEMFIQFGYVVLFSSAFPLAAMCALINNIIEIRSDALKLCTGLQRPFGQRVESIGQWQTAMEAMGLIAIIVNCYLIGQCGQLQRLFPWMSPEMTIIFIVLLEHFAILLKYVIHVSIPDIPGWVADEMAKLEYRRREAFKKHERQAQQHFQQQLRRRREEEELQRQAELQAEARQEADHQHQHHHDKAQGGGGKAGDKPKRPSSLLGNNNVMKLKQIIPLQGKFSSGASRSPAQSPTGGEAKLPGFLNNFKFLKSSPEGKKDGPAGGAAGTPPAAPAGQERPQSPNRTFSPGKLFSFSKSEGTVVCANGTQPPRAGEASGTQPSRAELNSASLDELPSNDSQDKGDTRQHSDAFENNASRS; encoded by the exons ATAAACTGTTTGGCAAACGCCTTCTGCAGGCCAGACGATACATCATGTCTCGCAAGTCCTGGCTGAAGATGGTCCCGACAGACAACTGTGACATCCTGATGACTTTCCCAG ACAGCGTTGACGACCACACGTTGCTATGGCTCCTCAACCAGATCCGCGTTGGAATCCCTCAAATCAACATCCAGATCCgacagcacaaacacacgcaggagCACGCCTTCTTCATCACCACCTCCTTCGAGAA tCTCCTGCAGGGGGCTGAGATGATGGGAATGCACAAGGCGGTGAAGGCCCAGTACGGCGGGGGGAGTCGGAGGTTCTCCTGCGAGGAGGACAACATCTACGAGAACATCGAGAGCGAGCTCTGCTTCTTCACCTCCCAG GAGCGTCAGAGCATCATAAGGTACTGGCTGGACAACCTGAGAGCCAAACATGGGGAGGTGCTCCACAATATTCACTTCCTGGAGGGACAGCCAATCA TGCCGGAGCTGGTGGCCAGGGGGGTGATCTGTCAGATGTTCCCCCTCCACGAGCAGAGGATCCTGGGCCAGCTGATGACCTCCTGGGTGCAGGCTGTGTGTGAGAAACAGCCCCTGG ATGATATCTGCGACTACTTTGGAGTGAAGATCGCCATGTATTTCGCCTGGCTGGGGTTTTACACCAACTCCATGCTGTACCCTGCAGTCATCGGCTTCCTGCTCTGGATCCTAGCGGAAGCCGACCAG accagcCAGGATATCTGCTGCGTGGTGTTTGCCCTCTTCAACGTTGTGTGGGCCACACTGTTCCTTGAGCGCTGGAAGCGGCGGGAGGCCGAGCTGGCCTACAAGTGGGGAACACTGGACACCCCGGCCGAGTCCCTGGAGGAGCCCCGGCCGCAGTTCAGG GGGGTGAAGCGCTGCAGCCCCATCACAGGCTGTGAGGAGTTCTACTACCCCTCCTGGAAGAGGGCCCTGTTCAGGTGGCTGGTCAGTCTGCCCATCTgcatcctctgcctctgcttcgTCTTCGTGGCCATGCTGCTGTGCCTGGAGCTGCAG gaggtggtgatggagattAAAGAGTTGCCTGGTATCACACGGTTTCTCCCTAAAATAGTTCTGGCCATTACTGTGACCATATGCGACGAGGTGTATAAGAAGATCGCCTACTGGCTCAACGATATGG AGAACTACCGCCTCCAGAGTGCCTATGAGAACAACCTCATCATCAAGATGGTGTTT TTTGAATTCATCAACTCTTATCTCAGCCTTTTCTATATCGGATTCTACCTCAAGGATATGGAGCGTCTGAAGGAG atGCTGGCTACGTTACTCATCTTCCGGCAGTTCCTGCAGAACGTCAAAGAGGTTCTCCAGCCGTACCTCTATGAGCAGAACAAGCTGGGGGTCTTCACCCCCCAGGTGATGTGGGAGTTACTCCAGACCATCGTGGTGAAATACGGCCGGCTGGCCCTAGGAAAGGCCCAGGCCTCGATGATGGCCTACTCCTTTCTGGGGCCCAAGGGCCAGCCGGTGCCCCAGGGCAACCCAGAGCTGAAGAAGAGAGGGGACCTGAAGGCCGGCTTCAGGCtgacggaggaggagtgggacaTGAACGACAGCGCGCTGCGGCAGCGCAAGGTGTGCTTCACCGAGAAGGTGGACTACCAGGATGTGACATCAGAGATGCAGGCAGCCAATGAGAAGAGCCTAGAGGACAGCCCCACAATGGTGGAAGACGGAATGGAACGGTCTAGTATTTTCGACAGCTGTGATGATGACAGCGATGCTGAGACTCTGTCTGCA GAGCCTAAAGAGATCCCCGGGGCCTCTCCTCCCAACGGGctgaaccagaggaggaggactgcggCGGAAGGGAAGGAGGACAAGAGGTCGTGGATCGAACCCCCGGCCGAACCCAAAGGGGTGACACTGACCCAGGCCCAGATCGAGAGCTGCATGCAGACCTACGAG GACACGCTGCAGGACTACCAGGAGATGTTCATCCAGTTCGGCTACGTGGTGCTGTTCTCCTCGGCCTTCCCCCTGGCCGCCATGTGCGCCCTCATCAACAACATCATCGAGATCCGCAGCGACGCGCTGAAGCTGTGCACCGGCCTGCAGCGGCCCTTCGGACAGAGAGTGGAGAGCATCGGCCAGTGGCAG ACCGCAATGGAAGCCATGGGCCTCATAGCTATCATAGTGAACTGTTACCTGATCGGTCAATGCGGTCAGCTGCAGCGTCTCTTCCCCTGGATGAGTCCTGAGATGaccatcatcttcatcgtcCTACTGGAG CACTTTGCAATCCTGCTTAAGTACGTCATCCATGTGTCCATCCCTGATATCCCGGGCTGGGTAGCAGACGAGATGGCCAAGCTAGAGTACCGGCGAAGGGAAGCTTTCAAG AAACACGAGCGTCAGGCCCAGCAGcacttccagcagcagctgcggcggcggcgcgaAGAGGAGGAGCTCCAGCGGCAGGCGGAGCTGCAGGCAGAGGCCCGCCAGGAGGcggaccaccagcaccagcaccaccacgacAAGGCCCAGGGGGGCGGAGGTAAGGCGGGCGACAAACCCAAGAGACCCAGCTCCCTGCTGGGCAACAACAACGTGATGAAGCTGAAGCAGATCATCCCCCTCCAGGGGAAGTTCTCCTCAGGAGCATCACGTTCCCCCGCCCAGTCCCCCACCGGGGGCGAGGCCAAGCTGCCCGGCTTCCTCAACAACTTCAAGTTCCTGAAGTCGTCCCCCGAGGGGAAGAAGGACGGGCCGGCGGGGGGCGCGGCGGGGACGCCCCCCGCTGCCCCCGCTGGCCAGGAGCGCCCGCAGTCCCCCAACCGGACATTCAGCCCCGGGAAGCTGTTCAGCTTCAGCAAGTCAGAGGGCACGGTGGTGTGTGCCAACGGGACGCAGCCCCCGCGGGCGGGCGAGGCGTCCGGCACGCAGCCCAGCAGGGCGGAGCTCAACTCGGCCAGCTTGGACGAGCTCCCGTCCAACGACTCGCAGGACAAGGGCGACACGAGGCAACACTCGGACGCTTTCGAGAACAACGCCTCCCGGAGCTAG
- the LOC132463438 gene encoding anoctamin-8-like isoform X1: MEPSEEDSNTHKQQQQMPSMPFSVFDKLFGKRLLQARRYIMSRKSWLKMVPTDNCDILMTFPDSVDDHTLLWLLNQIRVGIPQINIQIRQHKHTQEHAFFITTSFENLLQGAEMMGMHKAVKAQYGGGSRRFSCEEDNIYENIESELCFFTSQERQSIIRYWLDNLRAKHGEVLHNIHFLEGQPIMPELVARGVICQMFPLHEQRILGQLMTSWVQAVCEKQPLDDICDYFGVKIAMYFAWLGFYTNSMLYPAVIGFLLWILAEADQTSQDICCVVFALFNVVWATLFLERWKRREAELAYKWGTLDTPAESLEEPRPQFRGVKRCSPITGCEEFYYPSWKRALFRWLVSLPICILCLCFVFVAMLLCLELQEVVMEIKELPGITRFLPKIVLAITVTICDEVYKKIAYWLNDMENYRLQSAYENNLIIKMVFFEFINSYLSLFYIGFYLKDMERLKEMLATLLIFRQFLQNVKEVLQPYLYEQNKLGVFTPQVMWELLQTIVVKYGRLALGKAQASMMAYSFLGPKGQPVPQGNPELKKRGDLKAGFRLTEEEWDMNDSALRQRKVCFTEKVDYQDVTSEMQAANEKSLEDSPTMVEDGMERSSIFDSCDDDSDAETLSAQEPKEIPGASPPNGLNQRRRTAAEGKEDKRSWIEPPAEPKGVTLTQAQIESCMQTYEDTLQDYQEMFIQFGYVVLFSSAFPLAAMCALINNIIEIRSDALKLCTGLQRPFGQRVESIGQWQTAMEAMGLIAIIVNCYLIGQCGQLQRLFPWMSPEMTIIFIVLLEHFAILLKYVIHVSIPDIPGWVADEMAKLEYRRREAFKKHERQAQQHFQQQLRRRREEEELQRQAELQAEARQEADHQHQHHHDKAQGGGGKAGDKPKRPSSLLGNNNVMKLKQIIPLQGKFSSGASRSPAQSPTGGEAKLPGFLNNFKFLKSSPEGKKDGPAGGAAGTPPAAPAGQERPQSPNRTFSPGKLFSFSKSEGTVVCANGTQPPRAGEASGTQPSRAELNSASLDELPSNDSQDKGDTRQHSDAFENNASRS, from the exons ATAAACTGTTTGGCAAACGCCTTCTGCAGGCCAGACGATACATCATGTCTCGCAAGTCCTGGCTGAAGATGGTCCCGACAGACAACTGTGACATCCTGATGACTTTCCCAG ACAGCGTTGACGACCACACGTTGCTATGGCTCCTCAACCAGATCCGCGTTGGAATCCCTCAAATCAACATCCAGATCCgacagcacaaacacacgcaggagCACGCCTTCTTCATCACCACCTCCTTCGAGAA tCTCCTGCAGGGGGCTGAGATGATGGGAATGCACAAGGCGGTGAAGGCCCAGTACGGCGGGGGGAGTCGGAGGTTCTCCTGCGAGGAGGACAACATCTACGAGAACATCGAGAGCGAGCTCTGCTTCTTCACCTCCCAG GAGCGTCAGAGCATCATAAGGTACTGGCTGGACAACCTGAGAGCCAAACATGGGGAGGTGCTCCACAATATTCACTTCCTGGAGGGACAGCCAATCA TGCCGGAGCTGGTGGCCAGGGGGGTGATCTGTCAGATGTTCCCCCTCCACGAGCAGAGGATCCTGGGCCAGCTGATGACCTCCTGGGTGCAGGCTGTGTGTGAGAAACAGCCCCTGG ATGATATCTGCGACTACTTTGGAGTGAAGATCGCCATGTATTTCGCCTGGCTGGGGTTTTACACCAACTCCATGCTGTACCCTGCAGTCATCGGCTTCCTGCTCTGGATCCTAGCGGAAGCCGACCAG accagcCAGGATATCTGCTGCGTGGTGTTTGCCCTCTTCAACGTTGTGTGGGCCACACTGTTCCTTGAGCGCTGGAAGCGGCGGGAGGCCGAGCTGGCCTACAAGTGGGGAACACTGGACACCCCGGCCGAGTCCCTGGAGGAGCCCCGGCCGCAGTTCAGG GGGGTGAAGCGCTGCAGCCCCATCACAGGCTGTGAGGAGTTCTACTACCCCTCCTGGAAGAGGGCCCTGTTCAGGTGGCTGGTCAGTCTGCCCATCTgcatcctctgcctctgcttcgTCTTCGTGGCCATGCTGCTGTGCCTGGAGCTGCAG gaggtggtgatggagattAAAGAGTTGCCTGGTATCACACGGTTTCTCCCTAAAATAGTTCTGGCCATTACTGTGACCATATGCGACGAGGTGTATAAGAAGATCGCCTACTGGCTCAACGATATGG AGAACTACCGCCTCCAGAGTGCCTATGAGAACAACCTCATCATCAAGATGGTGTTT TTTGAATTCATCAACTCTTATCTCAGCCTTTTCTATATCGGATTCTACCTCAAGGATATGGAGCGTCTGAAGGAG atGCTGGCTACGTTACTCATCTTCCGGCAGTTCCTGCAGAACGTCAAAGAGGTTCTCCAGCCGTACCTCTATGAGCAGAACAAGCTGGGGGTCTTCACCCCCCAGGTGATGTGGGAGTTACTCCAGACCATCGTGGTGAAATACGGCCGGCTGGCCCTAGGAAAGGCCCAGGCCTCGATGATGGCCTACTCCTTTCTGGGGCCCAAGGGCCAGCCGGTGCCCCAGGGCAACCCAGAGCTGAAGAAGAGAGGGGACCTGAAGGCCGGCTTCAGGCtgacggaggaggagtgggacaTGAACGACAGCGCGCTGCGGCAGCGCAAGGTGTGCTTCACCGAGAAGGTGGACTACCAGGATGTGACATCAGAGATGCAGGCAGCCAATGAGAAGAGCCTAGAGGACAGCCCCACAATGGTGGAAGACGGAATGGAACGGTCTAGTATTTTCGACAGCTGTGATGATGACAGCGATGCTGAGACTCTGTCTGCA CAGGAGCCTAAAGAGATCCCCGGGGCCTCTCCTCCCAACGGGctgaaccagaggaggaggactgcggCGGAAGGGAAGGAGGACAAGAGGTCGTGGATCGAACCCCCGGCCGAACCCAAAGGGGTGACACTGACCCAGGCCCAGATCGAGAGCTGCATGCAGACCTACGAG GACACGCTGCAGGACTACCAGGAGATGTTCATCCAGTTCGGCTACGTGGTGCTGTTCTCCTCGGCCTTCCCCCTGGCCGCCATGTGCGCCCTCATCAACAACATCATCGAGATCCGCAGCGACGCGCTGAAGCTGTGCACCGGCCTGCAGCGGCCCTTCGGACAGAGAGTGGAGAGCATCGGCCAGTGGCAG ACCGCAATGGAAGCCATGGGCCTCATAGCTATCATAGTGAACTGTTACCTGATCGGTCAATGCGGTCAGCTGCAGCGTCTCTTCCCCTGGATGAGTCCTGAGATGaccatcatcttcatcgtcCTACTGGAG CACTTTGCAATCCTGCTTAAGTACGTCATCCATGTGTCCATCCCTGATATCCCGGGCTGGGTAGCAGACGAGATGGCCAAGCTAGAGTACCGGCGAAGGGAAGCTTTCAAG AAACACGAGCGTCAGGCCCAGCAGcacttccagcagcagctgcggcggcggcgcgaAGAGGAGGAGCTCCAGCGGCAGGCGGAGCTGCAGGCAGAGGCCCGCCAGGAGGcggaccaccagcaccagcaccaccacgacAAGGCCCAGGGGGGCGGAGGTAAGGCGGGCGACAAACCCAAGAGACCCAGCTCCCTGCTGGGCAACAACAACGTGATGAAGCTGAAGCAGATCATCCCCCTCCAGGGGAAGTTCTCCTCAGGAGCATCACGTTCCCCCGCCCAGTCCCCCACCGGGGGCGAGGCCAAGCTGCCCGGCTTCCTCAACAACTTCAAGTTCCTGAAGTCGTCCCCCGAGGGGAAGAAGGACGGGCCGGCGGGGGGCGCGGCGGGGACGCCCCCCGCTGCCCCCGCTGGCCAGGAGCGCCCGCAGTCCCCCAACCGGACATTCAGCCCCGGGAAGCTGTTCAGCTTCAGCAAGTCAGAGGGCACGGTGGTGTGTGCCAACGGGACGCAGCCCCCGCGGGCGGGCGAGGCGTCCGGCACGCAGCCCAGCAGGGCGGAGCTCAACTCGGCCAGCTTGGACGAGCTCCCGTCCAACGACTCGCAGGACAAGGGCGACACGAGGCAACACTCGGACGCTTTCGAGAACAACGCCTCCCGGAGCTAG
- the LOC132463439 gene encoding DET1- and DDB1-associated protein 1-like isoform X1, with protein sequence MDKADFLKGLPVYNKHNFSRFHADSVCKASNRRPSIYIPTREYPSEQIIVTEKTNILLRYLHQQWDKKQNAGRKRDPDHAEGESAAPPRKMARTDSQELNNDAT encoded by the exons ATGGATAAG GCAGACTTTCTGAAAGGACTACCTGTCTACAACAAACACAACTTCAGCAGATTCCATGCGGACTCTGTGTGCAAGGCTTCG AACCGACGACCATCGATTTACATCCCAACTCGCGAGTATCCTTCTGAACAAA TTATTGTCACGGAGAAAACAAATATCTTGCTACGATATCTTCATCAGCAGTGGGATAAAAAG CAGAATGCAGGTAGGAAGCGGGACCCGGACCACGCAGAAGGGGAGAGCGCCGCGCCTCCTCGGAAGATGGCCAGAACAGACAGCCAGGAGCTGAACAACGATGCAACATGA